A genomic window from Bubalus bubalis isolate 160015118507 breed Murrah chromosome X, NDDB_SH_1, whole genome shotgun sequence includes:
- the MED12 gene encoding mediator of RNA polymerase II transcription subunit 12 isoform X9 encodes MAAFGILSYEHRPLKRPRLGPPDVYPQDPKQKEDELTALNVKQGFNNQPAVSGDEHGTAKNVNFNPAKISSNFNSIITEKLRCNTLPDIGRRKPQVNQKDNFWLVTARSQSAINTWFTDLAGTKPLTQLAKKVPIFSKKEEVFGYLAKYTVPVMRAAWLIKMTCAYYAAISETKVKKRHIDPFTEWTQIITKCLWEQLQKMAEYYRPGPAGSGGCGSTIGPLPHDVEMAIRQWDYNEKLAMFMFQDGMLDRHEFLTWVLECFEKIRPGEDELLKLLLPLLLRYSGEFVQSAYLSRRLAYFCTRRLALQLDGVSSHSSHVMSAQSTSTLPTTPAPQPPSSSTPSTPFSDLLMCPQHRPLVFGLSCILQTILLCCPSALVWHYSLTDSRIKTGSPLDHLPIAPSNLPMPEGNSAFTQQVRAKLREIEQQIKERGQAVEVRWSFDKCQEATAGFTIGRVLHTLEVLDSHSFERSDFSNSLDSLCNRIFGLGPSKDGHEISSDDDAVVSLLCEWAVSCKRSGRHRAMVVAKLLEKRQAEIEAERCGESEAADEKGSIASGSLSAPSAPIFQDVLLQFLDTQAPMLTDPRSESERVEFFNLVLLFCELIRHDVFSHNMYTCTLISRGDLAFGAPGPRPPSPFDDPADDPERKEAEGSSSSKLEDPGLSESMDIDPSSSVLFEDMEKPDFSLFSPTMPCEGKGSPSPEKPDVEKEVKPPPKEKLEGTLGVLYDQPRHVQYATHFPIPQEESCSHECNQRLVVLFGVGKQRDDARHAIKKITKDILKVLNRKGTAETGGEDGQKRRRNRPEAFPTAEDIFAKFQHLSHYDQHQVTAQVSRNVLEQITSFALGMSYHLPLVQHVQFIFDLMEYSLSISGLIDFAIQLLNELSVVEAELLLKSSDLVGSYTTSLCLCIVAVLRHYHACLILNQDQMAQVFEGLCGVVKHGMNRSDGSSAERCILAYLYDLYTSCSHLKSKFGELFSDFCSKVKNTIYCNVEPSESNMRWAPEFMIDTLENPAAHTFTYTGLGKSLSENPANRYSFVCNALMHVCVGHHDSDRVNDIAILCAELTGYCKSLSAEWLGVLKALCCSSNNGTCGFNDLLCNVDVSDLSFHDSLATFVAILIARQCLLLEDLIRCAAIPSLLNAACSEQDSEPGARLTCRILLHLFKTPQLNPCQSDGNKPTVGIRSSCDRHLLAASQNRIVDGAVFAVLKAVFVLGDAELKGSGFTVTGGTEELPEEEGGGGSGSRRQGGRNISVETASLDVYAKYVLRSICQQEWVGERCLKSLCEDSNDLQDPVLSSAQAQRLMQLICYPHRLLDNEDGENPQRQRIKRILQNLDQWTMRQSSLELQLMIKQTPNNEMNSLLENIAKATIEVFQQSAETGSSSGNAASNMPSSSKTKPVLSSLERSGVWLVAPLIAKLPTSVQGHVLKAAGEELENGQHLDSSSRKERDRQKQKSMSLLSQQPFLSLVLTCLKGQDEQREGLLTSLYSQVHQIVTNWRDDQYLDDCKPKQLMHEALKLRLNLVGGMFDTVQRSTQQTTEWAVLLLEIIISGTVDMQSNNELFTTVLDMLSVLINGTLAADMSSISQGSMEENKRAYMNLVKKLRKELAERQSDSLEKVYQLLPLPKPTRDVITCEPQGSLIDTKGNKIAGFDSIFKKEGLQVSTKQKISPWDLFEGLKPSAPLSWGWFGTVRVDRRVARGEEQQRLLLYHTHLRPRPRAYYLEPLPLPPEDEEPPAPTLLEPEKKAPEPPKTDKPGAAPPSTEERKKKSTKGKKRSQPAAKTEDYGMGPGRSGPYGVTVPPDLLHHANPSSISHLSYRQSSIGLYTQNQPLPAGGPRVDPYRPVRLPMQKLPTRPPYPGVLPTTMTGVMGLEPASYKTSVYRQQQPAVPQGQRLRQQLQAKISQGMLGQSSVHQMTPSSSYGLQTSQGYTPYVSHVGLQQHTGPAGTMVPPSYSSQPYQSTHPSTNPTLVDPTRHLQQRPSGYVHQQAPTYGHGLTSTQRFSHQTLQQTPMIGTMTPLGPQGVQAGIRSASILPEQQQQQQQQQQQQQQQQQQQQQQQQQQQYHIRQQQQQQQILRVRPWDFIWDLGDLGGGGGEESKERHRLFWVVLLLYRVK; translated from the exons ATGGCGGCCTTTGGGATCTTGAGCTACGAACACCGGCCCCTGAAGCGGCCGCGGCTGGGGCCTCCTGATGTGTACCCTCAAGATCCCAAACAGAAGGAG GATGAATTAACGGCCTTGAATGTAAAACAAGGTTTCAATAACCAGCCTGCTGTCTCTGGGGATGAACATGGCACTGCCAAGAATGTCAACTTTAATCCTGCCAAG ATCAGTTCCAACTTCAACAGCATCATTACAGAGAAGTTACGTTGTAACACCCTCCCTGACATTGGTCGAAGGAAGCCCCAAGTGAACCAGAAGGACAACTTCTGGCTGGTGACTGCACGATCCCAGAGTGCCATTAACACTTGGTTTACTGATCTGGCTGGTACCAAGCCACTCACACAACTAGCCAAAAAG GTCCCCATTTTCAGTAAGAAGGAAGAAGTGTTTGGGTATTTAGCCAAATACACAGTGCCTGTGATGCGGGCCGCCTGGCTCATTAAGATGACCTGTGCCTACTATGCAGCAATCTCAGAGACCAAGGTTAAGAAGAGACATATTGACCCCTTCACAG AATGGACTCAGATCATCACCAAGTGCTTATGGGAGCAGCTTCAAAAGATGGCTGAATACTACCGGCCAGGGCCTGCTGGAAGTGGGGGCTGTGGCTCCACGATAGGGCCCTTGCCCCATGATGTTGAGATGGCAATCCGGCAGTGGGACTACAACGAGAAGCTGGCCATGTTCATGTTTCAG GACGGAATGCTGGACAGACATGAGTTTCTGACCTGGGTACTTGAGTGTTTTGAGAAAATCCGCCCTGGAGAGGATGAATTGCTTAAactgctgctgcctctgctgcttCGA TACTCTGGAGAGTTTGTTCAGTCTGCGTACCTCTCCCGCCGCCTCGCCTACTTCTGTACACGGAGACTGGCCCTGCAGCTGGATGGTGTGAGCAGTCACTCATCTCATGTGATGTCTGCTCAGTCGACAAGCACACTGCCCACCACCCCTGCTCCTCAGCCCCCAAGTAGCAGCACACCCTCTACACCCTTTAGTGACCTGCTTATGTGCCCTCAGCACCGGCCCCTAGTTTTTGGCCTCAGCTGTATCCTTCAG ACCATCCTGCTGTGTTGTCCTAGTGCCCTGGTTTGGCACTATTCACTGACTGATAGTCGAATCAAGACTGGCTCACCACTTGACCACCTGCCTATTGCCCCCTCCAACCTGCCCATGCCAGAGGGCAACAGTGCCTTCACTCAGCAG GTCCGTGCAAAGTTGCGGGAGATCGAGCAACAGATCAAGGAACGAGGACAGGCCGTTGAGGTTCGCTGGTCTTTTGATAAGTGCCAGGAAGCTACTGCAG GCTTCACCATTGGACGAGTACTCCATACTTTGGAAGTGTTGGACAGCCATAGTTTTGAACGCTCTGACTTCAGCAACTCTCTTGATTCCCTCTGTAATCGAATCTTTGGATTGGGGCCTAGCAAGGATGGGCACGAG ATCTCCTCAGATGATGATGCAGTGGTATCATTACTGTGTGAATGGGCTGTCAGCTGCAAGCGTTCTGGTCGGCATCGTGCGATGGTGGTAGCCAAgctgctggagaagagacaggcagAGATTGAGGCTGAG CGTTGTGGAGAATCGGAAGCTGCAGATGAGAAGGGTTCCATTGCCTCTGGCTCCCTTTCTGCTCCCAGTGCTCCCATTTTCCAAGATGTCCTCTTACAGTTTCTGGATACACAGGCTCCCATGCTGA cGGACCCCCGAAGTGAGAGTGAACGAGTGGAATTCTTTAACTTGGTACTGCTGTTCTGTGAACTGATTCGACATGATGTTTTCTCCCACAACATGTACACTTGCACCCTCATCTCCCGAGGGGACCTTGCCTTCGGAGCCCCTGGTCCCCGGCCTCCCTCTCCCTTTGATGACCCAGCTGATGACCCAGAGCGCAAGGAGGCtgagggcagcagcagcagcaagctggag GATCCAGGGCTCTCAGAGTCTATGGACATTGACCCTAGCTCCAGTGTGCTCTTTGAGGACATGGAAAAGCCTGATTTCTCA TTGTTCTCCCCTACTATGCCCTGTGAGGGGAAGGGCAGTCCATCCCCTGAGAAACCAGATGTTGAGAAGGAGGTGAAGCCCCCACCCAAGGAGAAGCTAGAAGGAACCCTTGGGGTTCTTTATGACCAGCCACGGCATGTGCAGTATGCCACACACTTTCCCATCCCCCAG GAGGAGTCATGCAGCCATGAGTGCAACCAGCGGTTGGTCGTACTGTTTGGGGTGGGAAAGCAGCGAGATGATGCCCGCCATGCCATCAAGAAAATTACCAAGGATATCCTGAAGGTTCTGAACCGCAAGGGGACAGCAGAAACTG GTGGGGAGGATGGACAGAAGCGGCGACGAAACCGACCTGAAGCTTTTCCCACTGCCGAGGATATCTTTGCTAAGTTCCAGCACCTTTCACATTATGACCAACACCAGGTCACGGCTCAG GTCTCCCGGAATGTTCTGGAGCAGATCACGAGCTTTGCCCTTGGCATGTCATACCACTTGCCTCTGGTGCAGCATGTGCAGTTTATCTTCGACCTCATGGAATATTCACTCAGCATCAGTGGCCTCATCGACTTTGCCATTCAG CTGCTGAATGAACTGAGTGTAGTCGAGGCCGAACTGCTTCTCAAATCCTCAGATCTGGTGGGCAGCTACACCACCAGCCTGTGCCTGTGCATCGTGGCTGTCCTGCGCCACTATCACGCCTGCCTCATCCTCAACCAGGACCAGATGGCACAGGTCTTTGAGGG GCTGTGTGGCGTAGTTAAGCATGGGATGAACCGATCCGATGGTTCCTCTGCAGAACGCTGTATCCTTGCATATCTCTATGATCTGTACACCTCCTGTAGCCATTTAAAGAGCAAATTTGGGGAACTCTTCAG CGACTTCTGCTCCAAGGTAAAGAATACCATCTACTGCAACGTGGAGCCGTCAGAGTCCAACATGCGCTGGGCACCCGAGTTCATGATCGACACTTTAGAGAACCCCGCCGCTCACACCTTCACCTACACAGGGCTAGGCAAGAGTCTTAGTGAGAACCCTGCTAACCGCTACAGCTTTGTCTGCAATGCCCTTATGCACGTCTGTGTGGGGCACCATGATTCGGATAG GGTGAATGACATCGCCATCCTGTGTGCAGAGCTGACCGGCTATTGCAAGTCACTGAGTGCAGAGTGGCTGGGAGTGCTTAAGGCCTTGTGCTGCTCCTCTAACAATGGCACTTGTGGTTTCAACGACCTCCTCTGCAATGTAGAT GTCAGTGACCTGTCTTTTCACGACTCCCTGGCCACTTTTGTTGCCATCCTCATCGCTCGGCAGTGTTTGCTCCTGGAGGATCTGATTCGCTGTGCGGCCATCCCTTCACTCCTTAATGCTG CTTGCAGTGAACAGGACTCTGAGCCAGGGGCCCGGCTTACCTGCCGCATCCTCCTCCACCTTTTCAAGACACCTCAACTCAATCCTTGCCAATCGGATGGAA ACAAGCCTACTGTAGGAATCCGCTCCTCCTGTGACCGCCACCTGCTGGCTGCCTCCCAGAACCGCATCGTGGATGGAGCTGTGTTTGCTGTTCTCAAGGCTGTGTTTGTACTTG GGGATGCGGAACTGAAGGGTTCGGGCTTCACTGTGACAGGAGGAACAGAAGAACTtccagaggaggagggaggaggtggcaGTGGCAGTCGGAGGCAGGGTGGCCGCAACATCTCTGTGGAGACAGCCAGTCTGGATGTCTATGCCAAGTACGTGCTACGCAGCATCTGCCAGCAG GAATGGGTAGGAGAACGTTGCCTTAAATCGCTGTGTGAGGACAGCAATGACCTGCAAGACCCAGTGTTGAGCAGTGCCCAGGCCCAGCGCCTCATGCAGCTTATCTGCTACCCACATCGGCTGCTGGACAATGAGGATGGGGAAAACCCGCAGCGGCAACGCATTAAGCGTATTCTCCAG AACTTGGACCAGTGGACCATGCGCCAGTCTTCGTTGGAACTGCAGCTCATGATCAAGCAGACCCCTAACAAT GAGATGAACTCCCTCTTAGAGAACATCGCCAAGGCCACAATCGAGGTTTTCCAACAGTCTGCAGAGACAGGGTCATCTTCTGGAAATGCTGCAAGCAACATGCCCAGCAGCAGCAAGACCAAGCCTGTGCTCAG CTCCCTAGAACGCTCGGGTGTATGGCTGGTGGCTCCTCTCATTGCCAAACTGCCCACCTCAGTCCAGGGGCATGTGTTAAAGGCTGCTGGGGAAGAATTGGAGAACGGCCAGCACCTGGACTCCTCTTCCCGCAAAGAACGTGATCGACAAAAGCAAAAGAG CATGTCTCTGTTGAGCCAGCAGCCCTTCTTATCCCTGGTGCTGACATGTCTGAAGGGGCAGGATGAGCAGCGTGAGGGACTCCTTACCTCGCTCTACAGCCAGGTCCACCAG ATTGTGACTAATTGGAGAGATGACCAGTATTTAGACGATTGCAAACCAAAGCAGCTAATGCATGAGGCACTCAAACTGCGGCTCAACCTG GTGGGGGGCATGTTTGACACAGTGCAGCGCAGCACCCAGCAGACCACGGAGTGGGCTGTGCTCCTCCTGGAGATCATCATCAGCGGCACTGTCGACATGCAGTCCAACAA CGAGCTCTTCACCACTGTCCTGGACATGCTAAGCGTGCTCATCAATGGGACCCTAGCTGCAGACATGTCCAGCATCTCCCAGGGCAGCATGGAGGAAAACAAACGTGCCTACATGAACCTGGTGAAGAAGCTGCGG AAAGAGTTGGCGGAACGCCAGTCGGATAGTCTGGAAAAAGTTTACCAGCTGCTGCCACTGCCCAAGCCGACTCGAGATGTGATCACGTGTGAGCCGCAGGGCTCCCTTATTGACACCAAGGGGAACAAGATTGCTGGCTTCGACTCCATCTTCAAGAAGGAG GGTCTTCAGGTTTCCACCAAACAAAAGATCTCTCCCTGGGATCTTTTTGAGGGCTTGAAGCCATCAGCGCCACTGTCTTGGGGCTGGTTTGGAACAGTCCGGGTGGACCGGCGCGTGGCCCGTGGAGAGGAGCAGCAGCGGCTGCTGCTGTACCACACACACCTGAGGCCCCGGCCCCGCGCCTACTACCTGGAGCCACTGCCACTGCCTCCAGAAGACGAGgaaccccctgcccccaccctgctaGAGCCTGAAAAAAAGGCTCCAGAGCCCCCCAAAACTGACAAACCTGGAGCTGCTCCACCCAGCACTGAGGAACGCAAGAAGAAGTCCACCAAGGGCAAGAAGCGCAGCCAGCCTGCCGCCAAGACGGAA GACTATGGAATGGGCCCAGGCCGAAGTGGCCCCTACGGAGTGACAGTGCCTCCAGACCTCCTGCACCATGCCAACCCTAGCTCCATCTCCCACCTTAGCTACAGGCAGAGCTCCATAGGCCTCTACACCCAGAACCAGCCACTGCCAGCAG GTGGCCCCCGTGTGGATCCATACCGCCCTGTGCGGTTACCGATGCAGAAGCTGCCTACCCGCCCACCTTACCCTGGAGTGCTGCCCACGACCATGACTGGTGTCATGGGACTGGAACCTGCCTCCTACAAGACGTCTGTGTACCGACAGCAGCAGCCTGCAGTGCCCCAAGGACAGCGCCTTCGCCAACAGCTCCAGGCAAAGATA AGTCAAGGGATGTTGGGACAGTCATCTGTCCATCAGATGACTCCCAGTTCTTCGTACGGTTTGCAGACCTCCCAG ggCTATACTCCTTATGTTTCTCATGTGGGATTGCAGCAACACACAGGCCCTGCAGGTACCATGGTGCCCCCCAGCTACTCCAGCCAGCCTTACCAGAGCACCCACCCTTCTACCAATCCTACTCTTGTAGATCCTACTCGCCACCTGCAGCAGCGGCCCAGTGGCTATGTGCACCAGCAGGCCCCAACCTACGGACATGGGCTGACCTCCACTCAAAG GTTTTCCCACCAGACACTGCAGCAAACACCCATGATAGGCACCATGAccccactgggcccccagggtgTCCAGGCCGGCATCCGGTCGGCTTCCATCCtgcctgagcagcagcagcagcagcagcagcagcagcagcaacagcagcaacagcagcagcagcagcagcagcagcagcagcagcaacagtaccATAtccggcagcagcagcagcagcagcagatcctgCGGGTAAGGCCCTGGGATTTCATCTGGGACCTGGGAGacctaggaggaggaggaggggaagagagcaAGGAGAGGCACAGGCTCTTCTGGGTGGTTctcctattatatagagtgaagtaa